In Eriocheir sinensis breed Jianghai 21 chromosome 10, ASM2467909v1, whole genome shotgun sequence, the following proteins share a genomic window:
- the LOC126996600 gene encoding uncharacterized protein LOC126996600, with protein sequence MMALGSRVESLLVVLVLAFRSGVADLSVVQLALNLNGTLTVTVMHEEPADMGSVEVQVWRNPAVARPSPEGTVVYEETFSLPDVGATTELTLSNARVQDEELCGTYFVCASASVGAAQEITLPSQYKCIAQQINCTEAVDLQWMVTPTEGDPMLRVQADGKVMNSGFSLSIINKGDTAMASRSALNAPEVQVYLVYMNSGEGQMEPPITMQAFNSTSATSIMEGVERERVMYLPQLNMWKQKWVRLKGWELLMTMTGGSSKALGKDEEMQVDVMQLSAPQTSVRRVGKLAFVIDPFNKTNDANRTNNVLFATINLRSSAMGQLGAECEVVPDVAMAGKEALVQINDGARPAVHRFRTAPGGVEFSAVNEPTVKERAEFAMASERAVRLVELNLCPSGLRDAATNDSLLVKVRETAGALSESLAMLQPALSEVHERMSALVRIVHNVTDEAARRHGPVRWLLLRALPHLLYWEMGYAHNHPCLQALDPFMHKDEDDDMRDDDHDEDDDEWNREDGGNSGGGGGIVFPDVDILDEEFIANPYRDRLTMEYPYGPEGYYGPEVGKGYIHKQPRRTRPQAHSNPDETFRGFPVLSIANKLRRGVPARDIEELSVLPSSMMNDLELAVKLIATGQTRLFTELMGYNGMADAFFQLWMSVQSDMGTGRMIDMEVAVNRLLTYLDTSTAEFQRNATMYAFPNMTLGDALALAKGYLGVIKNNSAALTDVLEMITALWVAPEKLCCLVKEPERAPSRNMVCLRSAQEEVRLMTENSTAPEDDGFFRNVFEDAMKMRRSQADPVFWRIKAGGVYSIERCPLSGTYVWDQVAVCSCSRDNPPPDRRGSDEDRRRGSEDPSGQPMRGGGNGRRGRGRGSGRGRGRGRGRGRGNGRGNGGDGSGDGGTTGDDDTETVEFEDEVGQGTTITDEDEDREPLLPSGPPEDLPNTAPLHNEYERVDKKAVKPNRLYSAGLKNATVEIRGETLVVSGWVQVTKWAKQRGQMVMTNSSVCNDGVWGASEAEVACRMVFGEVVAGASSYNITLENMGEHVPEPHLIRVSCRGSEPNLHMCRHFWSREPCEAEEVAGASCELPLTDPRGRDGKFQ encoded by the exons ATGATGGCGCTGGGAAGTCGGGTCGAGTCGctactggtggtgctggtgttggccTTCAGGAGCGGCGTGGCTGACCTCTCCGTTGTTCAGCTGGCCTTGAATCTTAATGGCACACTG ACGGTGACAGTGATGCACGAGGAACCGGCCGACATGGGCAGTGTGGAGGTTCAGGTATGGAGGAACCCTGCCGTGGCGCGCCCCAGCCCAGAGGGGACAGTCGTCTACGAGGAAACCTTCA GTCTTCCGGACGTCGGTGCCACCACAGAGCTGACCCTGAGCAACGCCAGAGTCCAGGACGAGGAG CTGTGTGGAACCTACTTCGTGTGCGCCTCGGCCAGTGTTGGGGCCGCCCAGGAGATAACGCTGCCCTCGCAGTACAAGTGCATCGCCCAGCAGATAAATTGTACTGAAG ctGTGGATCTGCAGTGGATGGTGACGCCCACGGAAGGAGACCCAATGCTGCGAGTTCAGGCAGACGGGAAGGTCATGAACTCAG GGTTCAGCCTCAGCATCATCAACAAGGGCGACACAGCCATGGCGAGCAGGTCAGCCCTCAACGCCCCGGAGGTTCAGGTCTACTTGGTGTACATGAACTCTGGGGAAGGCCAAATGGAGCCGCCCATAACCATGCAGGCCTTCAACTCCACCAGCGCCAC GTCCATAATGGAGGGCGTGGAGCGCGAGAGGGTCATGTACCTGCCCCAACTCAACATGTGGAAGCAGAAGTGGGTGAGGCTGAAGGGGTGGGAGCTGCTGATGACGATGACGGGCGGCAGCTCGAAGG CCCTGGGGAAAGACGAGGAGATGCAGGTTGACGTGATGCAGTTGTCGGCGCCGCAAACGTCCGTCAGGCGGGTGGGCAAGCTGGCCTTCGTTATCGACCCCTTCAACAAGACCAACGACGCCAACCGCACCAACAACGTCCTTTTTGCCACGATAAACCTCCGGAGCTCGGCGATGG GTCAGCTCGGGGCGGAGTGCGAGGTGGTGCCTGACGTGGCCATGGCCGGCAAGGAGGCGCTGGTGCAGATCAACGACGGGGCGCGGCCGGCTGTGCACAGGTTCAGG ACGGCCCCCGGCGGCGTGGAGTTCTCTGCCGTGAATGAACCGACGGTGAAGGAGAGAGCTGAGTTCGCCATGGCCAGCGAGCGTGCAGTGAGGCTCGTCGAACTCAACCTTTGCCCCAGCGGTCTCAGGGACGCCGCCACTAACGACTCTTTGTTGGTGAAGGTCAGGGAGACAGCTGGCGCCCTCTCAGAGTCCCTGGCCATGCTTCAGCCGGCT CTCAGTGAGGTGCACGAGCGGATGAGTGCGTTGGTGCGTATAGTGCATAACGTGACCGACGAGGCAGCTCGGAGACACGGGCCCGTACGGTGGCTGCTGCTCCGTGCGCTGCCCCACCTCCTCTACTGGGAGATGGGGTACGCGCACAACCACCCTTGCCTGCAAGCCCTCGACCCCTTCATGCAtaaagacgaagatgatgatatGAGAGATGACGATCATGACGAAGATGATGACGAGTGGAATCGAGAGGACGGTGgtaatagtggaggtggtggtggtattgtgttTCCTGATGTTGATATTTTAGACGAAGAATTCATCGCTAACCCCTATCGAGATCGCCTAACGATGGAATACCCCTATGGTCCGGAGGGTTACTACGGGCCGGAAGTTGGAAAAGGTTACATACACAAGCAGCCACGGCGAACCAGACCACAGGCACACTCCAACCCAGATGAAACCTTCAG AGGGTTTCCCGTCCTAAGCATCGCCAACAAGCTCCGCCGCGGGGTGCCAGCGAGGGACATCGAGGAGCTGAGCGTTTTACCGAGCTCCATGATGAACGACCTGGAACTAGCGGTCAAGCTCATCGCCACCGGCCAGACGCGTTTGTTCACGGAGCTGATGGGATACAATGGAATGGCCGACGCCTTCTTTCAGCTTtg GATGAGCGTCCAGAGCGACATGGGCACGGGCAGGATGATCGACATGGAGGTTGCCGTGAACAGACTGTTGACTTACCTCGACACATCAACCGCAGAATTTCAACGGAACGCCACCATGTACGCCTTCCCGAACATGACCTTAGGGGACGCCCTCGCCCTCGCCAAAGGATACCTCGGCGTCATCAAGAACAATTCAGCGGCCCTCACCGACGTGCTCGAGATG ATTACAGCGCTGTGGGTTGCCCCGGAGAAGTTATGCTGCTTGGTTAAAGAACCCGAACGAGCCCCGAGCCGGAACATGGTTTGTCTGAG ATCTGCTCAAGAGGAAGTGAGACTTATGACCGAGAACTCCACGGCACCTGAGGACGACGGCTTCTTCCGGAATGTGTTCGAGGATGccatgaagatgaggaggagccaGGCCGACCCCGTGTTCTGGAggataa AGGCCGGCGGAGTGTATTCCATCGAAAGGTGTCCGCTGTCTGGGACCTACGTGTGGGACCAAGTGGCTGTCTGCTCCTGCTCGAGGGACAACCCACCACCAGACCGGCGGGGCTCTGACGAAGATAGAAGACGTGGCTCTGAGGACCCTTCAGGGCAGCCAATGAGGGGAGGAGgcaatggaaggagaggaagaggaagagggagtggaagagggagaggaagagggagaggaagagggagagggaatggaaggggtaaTGGAGGTGATGGATCTGGCGACGGTGGAACAACTGGAGATGATGATACTGAAACTGTTGAATTCGAAGATGAAGTTGGACAAGGGACTACGATCACTGATGAAGACGAGGATCGCGAGCCATTGCTGCCGTCTGGACCACCCGAAGACCTACCCAACACCGCTCCTTTGCATAACGAGTACGAACGAGTGGACAAGAAGGCGGTAAAGCCCAATC GTCTATACAGCGCCGGGCTCAAGAACGCCACCGTGGAAATAAGAGGAGAGACCCTGGTGGTGTCGGGGTGGGTGCAGGTAACCAAGTGGGCCAAGCAGAGGGGCCAGATGGTGATGACGAACAGCTCCGTGTGTAACGACGGGGTGTGGGGCGCCAGTGAAGCCGAGGTGGCCTGCCGCATGGTGTTCGGGGAGGT GGTGGCGGGGGCCTCGTCGTACAACATCACTCTCGAGAATATGGGTGAGCACGTGCCTGAACCTCACTTGATACGAGTGTCCTGCCGCGGCTCCGAGCCCAACCTGCACATGTGCCGGCACTTCTGGAGCAGAGAGCCCTGCGAGGCCGAAGAGGTGGCCGGGGCGAGCTGCGAGTTGCCGCTGACTGACCCACGGGGGCGAGACGGGAAATTCCAGTAG